From Bradyrhizobium sp. 4:
CTGGTTATCGGCTGCGGGCTGATGGCCCTGATGTTCTTCAGCAGCCGCAGCGGCCACGACGATGTCGCCGATCCCTTCCGTCGGCGGAGCGGCGAAGACAGATAGTCGGGTCCGCGAGCGAGCAGGGGGTAGTCACCCTAGCTTGCTGCCAGCGTTGCCAGGAACTGCTCCAGCGACGGCTGAGCGGCTTTCTGCATCTTGTGCAGATCCTCGGGCTTGAGGTTTGTATAGCGTTGCAACATTCGCCAATCCTTATGGCCCGTCACCATAGCGACCTGCTGTATTGAGAAACCCGCTTCGAAGAGTCTGCTTGTCCCTTCGTGACGCAAATCGTGAAAGCAAAGATCATCGATATCGATCGCGTTGCAAGACCTGCGGAAAGCGGCCCCGACGGACTTCGAGTGGTAAGGAAATACGCGCCCGAGACCGCGCGTCAGAATGCGTTGCTCCAGCATGATCTGCCACGCAGCATAGTCTGTCGAATTTAGGAGAGGGACGATTTGATGGTTTCCGTCCTTGCACCTCGGATTTTTGCGGTCGCGAATGGTGACAGTTCGCTTTGTCATACCGACATCGGACCATTCGATCCGGCAGATCTCGGCTTGGCGCATGGCCTGCGCAAGATCGTCGAGGTGCAGCGCGATCAAATCGGAAAATATTCGAGGCTGCTCAAAAGGCCGGGAGCGTCGAATTGGGGTGCCGCGGTCGATTGAACGCTCGAACATCCAGTGCCCACTCTTCCGCATCACGCCGCCGGACGAAGGTGTTTGCGACGTACTCGTTCTTCCTCCTGACTTGAACGCGCCAGCTGCCCAACTTGCGCTTCGTAAAGGTCGGCATTGCGTGTGCACTCCACTCCGATTTCGTGTGCGCTACGTGTGCACCGGGAGATCAAACGCGGTACAAACGTGTGCAATTTGGGGTGCACACGTGTGCACTTGTTCCTGCTCTAGTCTATTGTAAGGATGGGATAACTACTTGGAATATCAAGGCTATCGCTTTTCTGTGGCGCCCATGATGGATTGGAACGAGAGTTCAGTATTTTCAGTTGGTTAGAAGGCGGCGTGTGCGCGACGTGTGCACCGGAAGATCAAGAAAAAATACATTGACGGCAAGCGTGGGCGATCACGCCTGAGGCAATTTGACGTCTGCAGAAGCTCGCGCGCCTGGCGCTCCGATTTTCACAGTGGGTGAATCCACCAGCGAAGTTTCTCAGAGCAGCTGAGTCTTAATCAGCGGGTCCCAGGTTCGAGCCCTGGTGCGCCCACCAAACTTTTCAATAGCTTAGGGGTTTCTCGCGGACGTCATTCCGACAGACGGCCGATGGCTATTCCGACAAACCGGCTGTTTTTGTTCTTTCCTCTCGCCGCTTCTTGGTGCCTGAAATTAGCTGTTTCCGTGTGCGCTTTGCATAGGTCGGCAATTGCCGCGATGACCGGTGGGCCCGGCCGCTCTCAGCTCAGCGTCCGTCAGATCGCTGTCAGCCCCCTCGGTAAAGCCGCCGTGGCGGAACGAAGTGAATGACAGCTCTTCCCGTAGACTGGCCGCCCGAATGATCTTTTTCACGACCTCCCGCAGATATCGAAGATCCTGTCGCTCCGTAATCCATGGCAGCGGAATAGGTGATCTCCGGTGCTTATGATCACGCCGCAAAGCCAGCCCGGAGACGATGCCTTGCTTGATGTCGTCCAGTTCTGCCATCAGTTCGGGAAACAAGGTCTCGCCGGTCTCGTCAAAGAGGGGCCAGGCAAGCTATTTAGAAAGGTTTGAAGGTCTTCTATCGGTATCCACAGGAGGCGGCAGCGTTCGCAATTTTCTCCCGCTGCGCCTCCCACTTTTTTCAAACTGAGCTTGCGCGATCGATCACGTTCACTATGTCACGCGCAAGCCTATTTACGCTGTGGGGATCCCGCAGGTGTCGCAAGGAGGGACTCCTTACGCAATTGAAGAGCAGCGAGGCAACGGCGTACTGACGATCAGCGCCTATGTGCGCACCTCCGGATTGAACTTCCCGCCTCAAGTCGAGGCTCTCGCGGGGAGTGATCCAGGCACATCGTATCGATTCGTGAGTCGTAGAGGCGGCTATGATCAAAGCAGCGGGACTTGAGCGAGCCGACTTGTACTATGCCCTTGAGACGTACATTGCTAGGCTACTTCAGGCGGGCTTGGTGGCGTTGAGACAATCCTCGTCTGCGACGCGGGCCAAGGCATGGTAGCGACAGGATCGCTCTAAAAGTTGCCATGCGGGCTCGGCAAGTCGATAGGCGAGGGAGTCTTACATCGGATCTTTGTGTGCTGATCGGACAGATGCCGCAAGGCTTCTTGCACGAGAGCTACTGAACGGCAGAGACGTTGCAGAAGAGAACTCAAATCGGCTGACGTGACTTCTTCACAGTGTAGGCTATCGACCGAAACGATCCGACCGATGAGCTGGTCAATCGGTTCGGTGACGCATGGCAAGCCTTTTTCCATGTCCTCGCAAGTAATTTTGGGCGAGCTGCAACGAATGTGCCCATCCGGAGCGACCGTTGCTATGAACTCTGCATATCTTAATATTGTTGTCTCAACGATCGAGGCCGGCAGCTCTAGCGCACAAACCACGTCTCCGGTCTCACCGCAGCGATAGCCAGCCCGGTACGATATCGGGCCCAAGGGGCCGCTGGCTTCAACTGCGAAGAATGCTTCGAAGGTGTTGGCCATCTCGTCGTTGTTCCTGGTCGGATAAACCAAAGTGGGGTTGGCTAGTCATAAGCTGTAATCGTAGCGACCGATCTTACATACTATAGTTGATAAACTTGCATTGTGTAATCGAATTTGTTTCCGCGCATGGATATGCGCAGGCTGGTCGGCCAAAATGTCAAAAGAATCCGACTTGAGAAGAAGCTGACTCAAGAGCAGTTCAGCGATATGTCCGGTTTTAGCCAGCAGTATCTAAGTGGGCTCGAGTCTGGGCGCCGTAATCCGACTGTTGTGACCTTGTACGAAATTGCAAAGGCACTGGGAGTCAGTCATTTGGAGTTGCTGGAGCCGCAGACGTCTCGGCAGAAGCGCAGCGGCTGAAGTCAAGTTCCTTGTATTTCCCTACCGGCTCATCCCGAACGGTTCGTTGGCTGCTTTTGTCACATGGGCCCAAGTTTGCCGAAGCTTGACCAACATGGCGCTCGGGCTGTCCATCTCGG
This genomic window contains:
- a CDS encoding site-specific integrase, which encodes MFERSIDRGTPIRRSRPFEQPRIFSDLIALHLDDLAQAMRQAEICRIEWSDVGMTKRTVTIRDRKNPRCKDGNHQIVPLLNSTDYAAWQIMLEQRILTRGLGRVFPYHSKSVGAAFRRSCNAIDIDDLCFHDLRHEGTSRLFEAGFSIQQVAMVTGHKDWRMLQRYTNLKPEDLHKMQKAAQPSLEQFLATLAAS
- a CDS encoding helix-turn-helix transcriptional regulator; protein product: MDMRRLVGQNVKRIRLEKKLTQEQFSDMSGFSQQYLSGLESGRRNPTVVTLYEIAKALGVSHLELLEPQTSRQKRSG